From Candidatus Neomarinimicrobiota bacterium, the proteins below share one genomic window:
- a CDS encoding TldD/PmbA family protein, whose translation MQSQKNYVNMLKWVEQKALKLGADDIRSVLSVNSGFSMSQRDDSIEKMEESIQSSLRVEIFKDNRYSYHSTNDLNQDRLESFLDKAVSMTSYLEKDEARRLPDPALYPVSMPEVDLDLVDPALSSMTIERKKKLLDRLVQGAYAKNRQLISVTGEFWNGHSHVYGRVSNGFSGTVERTYVGMSVEVSIDEPGGRKPEDWKSINARHFEDLWDPETVAAEAVKRVEQKLGAEKIASGIKTMVVENTAVARLLYPVIGALTGRSLYQKRSFLDGMMDRKVGSDLFTLRNDPFIPRGLGSRYFDEEGILAQKRTLFDKGTLKNYFIDSYYGNKLGMDPTSGSFSNLILNPGSLSPEELIKNVSEGIYVTQFIGGNSNSNTGDFSYGVMGHEIRDGKLVRPVTEMNISGNYLDLMTSLHAAGNDPYSFSSFRMPTLVFKNVDFAGK comes from the coding sequence ATGCAATCACAAAAAAATTATGTAAATATGTTAAAATGGGTGGAGCAAAAAGCGCTGAAGCTCGGAGCTGATGACATCCGCTCAGTCCTTAGTGTAAATTCAGGATTCAGTATGAGTCAACGGGATGATTCCATTGAAAAAATGGAAGAATCCATCCAGTCTTCCCTCCGCGTTGAAATTTTCAAAGACAACCGGTATTCTTACCATTCCACCAACGATTTAAACCAGGACCGTTTGGAATCTTTTCTGGACAAAGCTGTTTCCATGACCTCATATCTTGAAAAGGATGAAGCGCGAAGACTTCCGGATCCGGCGTTGTACCCGGTATCGATGCCGGAAGTGGATCTGGATTTGGTCGATCCGGCGCTATCTTCCATGACGATTGAAAGAAAAAAGAAGCTTCTGGATCGCCTGGTTCAAGGTGCCTATGCAAAAAACCGGCAATTGATATCTGTAACCGGTGAATTCTGGAACGGCCATAGTCATGTCTATGGAAGGGTTTCCAACGGTTTTTCAGGAACAGTGGAAAGAACCTATGTGGGTATGAGTGTAGAAGTTAGCATCGACGAACCGGGAGGACGGAAGCCGGAAGACTGGAAATCCATTAATGCCCGGCATTTTGAAGATTTATGGGATCCGGAAACCGTCGCTGCAGAGGCTGTAAAACGGGTTGAACAAAAACTGGGTGCCGAAAAAATCGCTTCCGGTATTAAAACCATGGTTGTGGAAAATACTGCCGTTGCCCGACTTCTGTATCCCGTCATCGGAGCCCTTACCGGAAGGTCTCTGTATCAAAAACGCTCTTTCCTTGACGGCATGATGGATCGTAAGGTCGGTTCAGACCTGTTTACTTTACGGAACGATCCCTTCATTCCCCGGGGACTTGGGAGCCGTTATTTTGATGAAGAAGGGATTCTGGCACAAAAGAGAACCCTTTTTGACAAAGGGACCCTTAAGAACTATTTCATTGATTCCTACTATGGGAACAAACTGGGAATGGATCCTACTTCGGGAAGCTTTTCAAACCTGATTCTCAATCCCGGATCATTATCACCTGAAGAACTGATCAAAAACGTATCGGAAGGGATTTACGTCACTCAGTTTATCGGGGGAAATTCAAACTCAAACACCGGTGATTTCAGCTATGGGGTTATGGGACATGAAATCCGGGATGGGAAACTGGTCCGCCCGGTCACTGAAATGAATATTTCAGGGAATTACCTGGACTTGATGACATCACTTCATGCTGCTGGTAATGACCCCTACTCTTTTTCCAGTTTCCGGATGCCCACTCTGGTATTTAAAAATGTGGATTTTGCCGGAAAATAA
- a CDS encoding TldD/PmbA family protein, whose product MKKMTRRDFIKAGTAGIILAGMPLTLSNCLKRPGSAAPKNLGDYFSFFGVDEEIIRKTLETALSEGGDYADLFFEYSTGNSVVMENNTVNRAYIESSLGMGVRVLKGDKTGYSFTEEISPEKMQSVAQTAAKIAASPGQKEVKPLKERELPDYYPIITRWEDVSIKKRIQMLEFVNHEMLKRDTRIQATQLNFTDNERLILIATSEGVIAGDYQPMTRFNAFCVAEAKGRRENNGFNLSARQDINWYTRDKLMYLAREAVKRTVALFDAVPAPAGEMPVVLAAGSAGILLHEAIGHGMEADFNRKGISIFSDRMNKKVAEPFVSIVDDGTNLNIRGSINVDDEGIPGQKTFLVENGILRSYMHDRISAQYYGLKPTGNGRRESFKYPPQPRMRNTYMLNGPHTFEEIIHSTPRGIYADQFLNGEVHIGAGDFTFYVKSGYMIENGKLTQPVKDINIIGNGPDVLSKITMVANDLKLAEGGWTCGKGGQSVPVSQGIPTCKVSSITVGGKNI is encoded by the coding sequence ATGAAAAAAATGACCCGTCGGGATTTTATTAAAGCCGGTACGGCAGGCATCATACTTGCCGGAATGCCCTTAACACTCAGTAATTGTCTGAAACGTCCCGGCAGTGCTGCACCAAAGAATCTGGGGGATTATTTCTCCTTTTTTGGCGTGGATGAGGAGATCATCCGAAAAACACTGGAGACAGCCCTGTCTGAGGGGGGCGATTATGCAGATCTCTTTTTTGAGTACTCTACAGGAAATTCGGTTGTAATGGAAAACAACACCGTAAACCGGGCTTACATCGAATCCTCTCTGGGGATGGGTGTCCGGGTATTAAAAGGTGACAAGACCGGTTATTCCTTTACAGAAGAGATCTCACCGGAAAAAATGCAGAGTGTGGCACAGACCGCAGCTAAAATTGCCGCAAGTCCGGGACAAAAGGAAGTCAAACCCTTGAAGGAAAGGGAACTGCCCGATTATTATCCGATCATCACCCGGTGGGAGGATGTATCCATTAAAAAACGAATTCAGATGCTTGAATTTGTGAATCATGAAATGCTGAAGCGGGATACACGGATTCAGGCGACACAATTAAATTTTACCGATAATGAACGCCTGATTCTCATTGCCACATCTGAGGGTGTTATAGCGGGAGATTATCAACCCATGACCCGTTTTAATGCCTTTTGTGTGGCAGAAGCAAAAGGCCGCCGTGAAAACAACGGATTTAACTTGTCAGCCCGGCAGGATATCAACTGGTACACCCGTGATAAACTGATGTATCTGGCCCGTGAAGCCGTCAAACGGACAGTCGCCCTTTTCGATGCTGTTCCGGCACCTGCCGGAGAAATGCCCGTTGTTCTGGCTGCCGGCAGTGCGGGAATCCTCCTTCATGAAGCCATTGGTCATGGGATGGAAGCAGATTTCAACCGGAAGGGAATCTCTATTTTTTCAGACCGGATGAATAAAAAAGTTGCTGAACCTTTTGTGTCCATTGTGGATGACGGAACCAACCTCAACATCCGGGGATCCATCAATGTAGACGACGAAGGCATTCCCGGTCAAAAAACATTCCTTGTGGAAAACGGGATTCTCCGCTCTTACATGCATGACCGGATCAGTGCTCAATATTACGGACTCAAACCCACCGGGAATGGCCGTCGTGAATCTTTTAAGTATCCGCCACAGCCCCGGATGCGCAACACCTATATGCTCAACGGACCCCATACCTTTGAAGAGATCATTCATAGCACACCCCGTGGAATCTATGCCGATCAGTTCCTGAATGGCGAAGTTCATATCGGCGCCGGAGATTTTACCTTTTATGTAAAATCCGGGTACATGATTGAAAACGGAAAACTGACCCAGCCTGTGAAAGATATCAACATTATCGGAAACGGTCCGGATGTCCTGAGTAAAATCACCATGGTAGCCAATGATCTGAAACTGGCTGAAGGCGGCTGGACCTGTGGAAAGGGTGGCCAGTCGGTCCCGGTATCCCAGGGTATTCCAACCTGTAAGGTGTCTTCCATAACCGTAGGTGGTAAAAATATTTGA